A single Actinomadura algeriensis DNA region contains:
- a CDS encoding RNA ligase family protein, with amino-acid sequence MLRKYPRTRHIEGSRLQPGDHDLAAAPFGEIAGRFLVVEEKLDGANTGVSFTSGGELRLQSRGHYLTGGPRERQFGPLKAWAASVRHALWERLGDRYVMYGEWLYAKHTVFYDALPHYFCEFDVLDTADGTFLSTARRRELLAGTPVVSVPVLHRGPVGGPAELAALVGPSTCRTAGWRDALRAAAEAGGADPARVEKETDGAEEMEGLYLKVEEDGLTVDRFKWVRASFLTAILDSGTHWRDRPIVANGLADPEVLYAGV; translated from the coding sequence ATGCTCCGCAAATACCCCCGCACCCGGCACATCGAGGGGTCGCGGCTGCAGCCGGGCGACCACGACCTGGCGGCGGCGCCGTTCGGGGAGATCGCCGGGCGGTTCCTGGTGGTGGAGGAGAAGCTGGACGGCGCCAACACCGGCGTCTCCTTCACCTCGGGCGGGGAGCTGCGGCTGCAGAGCCGCGGGCACTACCTCACCGGCGGCCCCCGCGAACGGCAGTTCGGGCCGCTGAAGGCATGGGCGGCGTCGGTCCGGCACGCGCTGTGGGAGCGGCTGGGCGACCGGTACGTCATGTACGGGGAATGGCTGTACGCCAAGCACACCGTCTTCTACGACGCGCTCCCCCACTACTTCTGCGAGTTCGACGTGCTGGACACCGCCGACGGGACGTTCCTGTCGACGGCGCGGCGGCGGGAGCTGCTGGCCGGCACGCCGGTGGTGTCGGTGCCCGTGCTGCACCGGGGGCCGGTCGGCGGCCCGGCGGAGCTGGCCGCGCTCGTCGGGCCGTCCACGTGCCGGACGGCGGGCTGGCGGGACGCGCTGCGCGCGGCGGCGGAGGCGGGCGGCGCCGACCCGGCGCGGGTGGAGAAGGAGACCGACGGCGCCGAGGAGATGGAGGGCCTCTACCTGAAGGTGGAGGAGGACGGGCTGACCGTCGACCGTTTCAAGTGGGTGCGGGCGAGTTTCCTGACGGCGATCCTGGACTCGGGGACGCACTGGCGCGACCGCCCGATCGTCGCCAACGGCCTCGCCGACCCGGAGGTGCTGTATGCGGGTGTTTGA
- a CDS encoding siderophore-interacting protein: MKTRNPLAGAFAKYRLEATVAETGDVTPTMRRIRLVADEPIAFPYTPGGHVRVELMDPRSVQGLLRPGETLRTYTIWELDRDARAVELRAHLYDGDGIGLRWARTAAPGDRVPLWWPQGSLSTRPVPFHLFVGEETASAAFGPMLRALDPSARVLGVLESESPGHDMPLPGPHRLRRVHRHGAPAASSPTLAAAVADLELPGADGAAYVAGEARTCQLVRDHLVRERGWDRRSIKVKPFWAPGKRGLH, from the coding sequence GTGAAGACGCGCAACCCGCTGGCGGGGGCGTTCGCGAAGTACCGGCTGGAGGCGACGGTCGCCGAGACCGGGGACGTGACGCCGACGATGCGGCGGATCCGCCTGGTGGCCGACGAGCCGATCGCCTTCCCGTACACGCCCGGCGGGCACGTCCGGGTCGAGCTGATGGACCCGCGGTCGGTGCAGGGGCTGCTGCGCCCGGGAGAGACCCTGCGCACCTACACGATCTGGGAGCTCGACCGGGACGCGCGGGCCGTGGAGCTGCGCGCGCACCTGTACGACGGTGACGGCATCGGCCTGCGGTGGGCGCGCACGGCCGCGCCGGGCGACCGGGTGCCGCTGTGGTGGCCGCAGGGCTCGCTGTCCACCCGCCCGGTGCCGTTCCACCTGTTCGTCGGGGAGGAGACGGCGAGCGCGGCGTTCGGGCCGATGCTGCGGGCGCTGGACCCGTCGGCCCGCGTGCTCGGGGTGCTGGAGAGCGAGTCGCCCGGCCACGACATGCCGCTGCCCGGCCCGCACCGGCTGCGGCGCGTGCACCGGCACGGGGCGCCGGCCGCGTCGTCGCCGACGCTGGCGGCGGCGGTCGCGGACCTGGAGCTGCCCGGTGCCGACGGCGCCGCCTACGTCGCCGGTGAGGCCCGCACCTGCCAGCTGGTCCGCGACCACCTCGTCCGCGAGCGCGGCTGGGACCGCCGGTCGATCAAGGTCAAGCCGTTCTGGGCCCCGGGCAAGCGCGGCCTGCACTGA